ATCTAGCAATGAGATATTGTTCTTATATGAGCAGTTGCTGGTTGCTGAGCAATCCCCTTTCCCATCAGGGCTGTGTACTCACTCGTCATGGTTGACCTGCCACTGGTTTATGAAGATACAACGATCCTTAGGGATGTGGAAGCCATTCAGTGAGGTGTCCCTCGTTGTGCTGAGAGGGAAGAGAGCTCTGTCCAGTTCAGGGCTTGGAGAAGCTGTGGTGTGGCTGTTCCTCGCTCCGCTCCATCCCAGTGTGTGACTACCACGGTCTCCAAGCCCCATACCGGGAGGTCACATGAAGGGCAGGGAACATGGGGGGGCGTATTATCCTTCCTTTTTCTGGGATCCTGTCCTTCAACTCCAACACTCACTAGATTCTCCTTCTGCTCAGGTGTGCACTGGGGCAGTCTCTGAAGCCAATAATTCAGTGGTTGGGGCTTTCCCTGGGGGAGTCTGCAGCTTTTGTACCAGGAATAACTAGGCTAAGGTGTGAGCAGAGGGAGATGTTCACTCTCACAACCCTACAAATCACCTGAGGATGAAGCTTTACTTGGTGGATGAACCAAAAGAGTCTTCTAGATAGAAGGGGACTCATATGTCAGGATTGACTTTGGGCAAGGGTAGAACATGGGAGCTGGATAGATGTCTTTCCAGGCAGAAGGCCCAGCTTAAGCCAAATTGGCAGGTGGCTGGATTACCCTTGTGAAGGACAGTGAGGAGGGACTGGCTGGAGCAGAAGCTATCCACAGGGAGCAAACACAAGTGGAGGTGAGTAACTGCTGAGACCATAGCGACTGGACTGGGTGGGGATAGACCTGAGACTACGAGATCAGAAGCTGAGGTTACCACGTTCAGGAATGAGATACAGCCTGAGGTGGGCCTGGAGCTGAGGACCTGGGTGGAGGGACAGTATGAAAACTTAGGGGGCACAGAACAGGGGCCTTACCTGTGGGGGATGGTGAAGGGGACAAAAGATGTGTATCGGTAGATCTCCAGGATGAAGGCCTCCATATAGGGCAGCTGAAGTCTGTCAGAAAGCCGTGGTTGTCGATCCCTGCCAATTATTGTGTCTGCAAAGCACAGGCAGAGCTCATGGGATGTGCTGTCTGCTCTATGCCTGTGTGTCCCTGTTTTACTAGTGTCACCCTGTGTTGGCCTGTGTTTCCTCATGGTTCTAAGACCTCACAATCCCCGGGCACACACACCTTATCTGGACAAGTGGGGGATGCCATGTTCCTAGGACTTAACATAGTAGGCACATATACACGTATTTGTAGATCAACAAGTGACCTGGAGCCTGAAGGCCTCTCTGACTATAGGATTGGGAGCAACACATACCCAGCTCCTTATGGATCTTCCTCTGCACATTGGGCTGTGTCACAAGGAGCAAAAGGCTCCAGGTGATGGCTGTTGTGACCGTGTCAAATCCTGGGCAGCAGGGAGTACGGTGAAGGAGAAAAGAcatcatggagaaagaaaacatttttaacaagCAACACCACATATGGAgcaagcactctctctctctggctcccaACCCTCTGTATCTGGAGGGAAGGGTTGAGTCCTCAACAGCAACTTGAAATCCAACCATGGTGGCTTATACCTagaatcccaacactgaggagtcTGAGTCAGGAGAATTGccataagtttgagaccagcctgggatacagaggtaataccttgtcttaaacaaaacaagtCAGAACCAACCAAATCCAAAAGCAAAACcgatcaaacaaacaagaatctaaTAGACACTGGTTTCATAGTCAGTGGTTGGAATTATCAGCCTGAATCCTTCTAACTTCCAGGTGGGGAAACCCAGGCCCCCAAAGGAGAGGGACTTTGTTGAGTTTCTCCCAGGAGTTAGTGGCACAGCATGAGGTCACACCTTGATCCTAGGGCAGGTGTCTGTCTTATGCCACCTGACATGTGGTTGGTGAATTAGTTGATAGGGTGGGAATGGATACATAGTAGCTGATGGATAAAGGCGCAGGGGTATGGCTCCTACCAGCTCCAAAGAGGTCATTGACAATGTTGACAATCTTCTCCTGAGGGATGAGGCCTCCGCTGTCTTTGGAGTTCTCACTGTGCTTGAATAGAGCACCTGTGATGTCCTGGATACTGTTCTACAAGGACACAAGTTTAGGGGAACTTTGGCATTTTGAGGGCCAGATCTGAGGTCATGCCCCATTCCATTTGATATATCCCCAGCAACTGGGAACTGCCTTGGCCTCCAGGCACTGGGCTGGGGCTTACAGTTTTAAACTGGCATCAGCTCTGAATAGAGCATAGTCGTTTCATGTGCCTCTGACCCTTCTTTCCCATAACCCCAGGGGTCGGGTTTCAGAGGAGGAAGAAGTAGGTCTGAATACAGGGAAGAAAGGTGACATGAATCTGGAGCTTAGCCCCTGTTGAGGCTCAAGTTCCTGCACAACAATAGCCTTTGAATTAACGACACCCCATATGGCAAAGCTCTGCCAAGGCTCCATTCACATGCCTTTGTTTTCTGGGACTTGGAGAAGCCCCCAGAGGGCACTGTGGGGAACAGGGAAGGGGGTGGCTGCAGGGCACATAGCTGCTCTGAGTGGTCCCGAGCCTTCCTAGGCTGTGGCAGCACATGGCAGTCTGAGTACTTTGGAGTGGGATTTGAGGGGGTGTTCTCTGGGCCTGTGGTGGTGATGGGGTTTACAACCGGCCCGCCAGGCTCACCTTGTTGAAGTCTTGATAGTGCTCCTGGACTGTTTTCTGGAGAAACAGCACAAAGTTATCGTTGAAGTTCTTAAACCTCTTGAGGGCTGGGTTGGGCAGGTAGCGTAGGATGGGGAAGAAATCCACAGCATTCCCAGAGGAGGCGTTCTCCACAAAGTCCTTACTACCCTTTACGATTCTCAGCATCTCCTCGCTCTTACGGGGGAAGTTCTTCCCAAAGCACATGGCTCCAATGACATTAGCCACTGATTCCACCACCTGGTTGACAGGTTCGAAGTGCCCAGCTTCTGCCGTTAGCTTCTGCAACTTGCTGACTAAATGGTTAGCCTCCTTGATCACATGGTCCTCTAAGTAGCAAGAGGACGCTGAGGTTGGGTCTGAGGCTATGGAGAAACTCTTCAGGGCATCCTGGGCCAGGCGCCGCCGGGCAGCCCACACTGGTCCACAGTCTGGGTTGAAGGTCATGCTCTTGCCATTAGTGATAAGTGTGAAACTGTAGAGGTCTGGCCGGCCCTTGAAGTCATCCCCCTGCCGCACCAGGGCCTGCCGGATGGTGTCCAGGCCGCTCAGCACCACCACAGGTGTGGAGCCAATGCGGATCTGCAGTATGTCCCCATACTGCTTGCTCAGCTTTGTCAGTGACAGGTGTGGGTTCTTCCCCAGGGTCAACACATGCCCAAGGAGGGGCCAGCCCCAGGGCCCTGGTGGACTCTTCAGGCCTTTGGGGACCTGGGTTCTTAAAGCTCTGACCACCCAAAATACTATACAGAAGATGGCAGAGGCCAGTAGTAGCTCTGTGGCCAGGGAGGTGTACTGGGACAGTGCCATCTGTACCAGCTGGAGGGGAAATGGAAGGATGGGGTGGTTACAGGTGGGTTCTGAGCCTCCATGGATTCTTTCGCTCACTCATTAAGTAGACATACATTCTAGGCTTAGCTCTCAGCCAGGAAAGTGAAGAtatacctgtcatatgtcctccTCCCTCAGGAATTTTTCCTTACTCCATCACAAAATTCAAGGGCATCAAAAGAACCTTGCATTTACCCACTTTATGTCTGGTTTTCCACCTCAGGCACTCCTGTCTGCCTCTCCTCTCATTTCCAATTCCAAGACTGGAATGGATGCAAACGATCACTCCAAAACAATGAAGCTAAAGACAGCTTGTTAACAACCCAAATCACAGTGTTTGCTGGGCTTTCTGCCAAAGGGTCCAACATAGTGTGGAATCCCTGTTGGTACCCTCTATACACCCAGGTAACAGAAGATGCCCCCTTGCCCAAGCAACAGAAGGTCAGTGTCCCTGGAATGATACCAATGTCCTGTGATATTGACTTCCCTCAATAGCACCTATCAATACTAAGCAGGGGCATCTCCTCCAAATATGAGTCTTCATTCACCTCCTCAGGCAGGTATTCTCTCCCACACCTTTTCACTCCAGGCAACTGTCCTTAGAGATCACCCTAGTTGAAACTGCT
This genomic stretch from Cricetulus griseus strain 17A/GY chromosome 4, alternate assembly CriGri-PICRH-1.0, whole genome shotgun sequence harbors:
- the LOC100755851 gene encoding cytochrome P450 1A2 isoform X2 yields the protein MALSQYTSLATELLLASAIFCIVFWVVRALRTQVPKGLKSPPGPWGWPLLGHVLTLGKNPHLSLTKLSKQYGDILQIRIGSTPVVVLSGLDTIRQALVRQGDDFKGRPDLYSFTLITNGKSMTFNPDCGPVWAARRRLAQDALKSFSIASDPTSASSCYLEDHVIKEANHLVSKLQKLTAEAGHFEPVNQVVESVANVIGAMCFGKNFPRKSEEMLRIVKGSKDFVENASSGNAVDFFPILRYLPNPALKRFKNFNDNFVLFLQKTVQEHYQDFNKNSIQDITGALFKHSENSKDSGGLIPQEKIVNIVNDLFGAGFDTVTTAITWSLLLLVTQPNVQRKIHKELDTIIGRDRQPRLSDRLQLPYMEAFILEIYRYTSFVPFTIPHSTTRDTSLNGFHIPKDRCIFINQWQVNHDEKQWEDPFEFRPERFLTDNDTAINKTLSEKVMLFGLGKRRCIGEIPAKWEVFLFLAILLQHLEFSVPPGTKVDLTPTYGLTMKPQICKYIQAWPRFSK